In Vibrio cyclitrophicus, one genomic interval encodes:
- a CDS encoding alpha/beta fold hydrolase — protein MHSKTILTLLALTTLSLVGCSNETIAPAYETSPNLPEYQQDSFDAYVNDTQDWLLKNRVFMTKDKQLEIQLNSPTEYQPAKPNGKAVLLVHGLGDSPYSFKDIATHLAEQGYLVRTVLLPGHGSRVGDLMQPNLEDWQGVVAHHTKLLEQEYDSVWLGGYSTGANLVTSQAMNDPKISGLLLFSPAFQPSSSAVQYAGLASYFVTWADQDPEDNVLRYNSLPMNGASVYYETSEVVREDLQDKHFDKPVFIMMSEGDSVIDTSFVQQAFTESMPNPNNVLVWQGETTLEDPRAVQYSMKIPEQRISNGSHMGLLFSPSNPYYGINGSEKICSNGQAEGFEAECNATSEVWYSAWGYREEGKNHARLTYNPYFSDSMKKLDAVLNSEG, from the coding sequence ATGCATAGCAAGACTATTCTAACGCTACTCGCTTTAACGACTTTAAGTCTCGTTGGTTGCTCCAACGAGACCATAGCCCCCGCTTACGAAACATCTCCTAACTTGCCTGAATATCAGCAAGACAGCTTTGACGCCTACGTGAACGACACTCAAGATTGGTTACTAAAAAACCGTGTGTTCATGACCAAAGATAAGCAGTTAGAGATTCAACTCAATTCACCCACCGAATATCAACCTGCGAAACCTAATGGCAAGGCTGTTTTATTGGTTCATGGATTGGGCGATTCTCCCTACTCATTCAAAGACATCGCGACACATTTAGCAGAACAAGGTTACCTAGTGAGAACGGTATTACTACCCGGTCACGGCAGCCGTGTTGGCGACTTAATGCAGCCAAACTTAGAAGATTGGCAAGGTGTAGTGGCTCACCACACTAAGTTGCTAGAGCAAGAGTATGATTCTGTGTGGCTTGGCGGTTATTCAACAGGTGCGAACCTTGTGACTTCACAGGCGATGAACGATCCTAAGATCTCTGGGTTACTGTTGTTTTCTCCTGCGTTCCAACCGAGTTCGTCTGCAGTTCAATATGCAGGGCTAGCAAGCTACTTTGTTACGTGGGCGGATCAAGATCCTGAAGACAATGTACTTCGCTACAACTCACTGCCAATGAATGGTGCCTCAGTTTACTACGAGACATCAGAAGTGGTTCGTGAAGACTTGCAAGATAAACACTTCGATAAACCGGTGTTTATTATGATGAGTGAAGGCGACAGTGTGATTGATACTAGCTTCGTTCAGCAGGCGTTTACTGAGTCTATGCCAAACCCAAACAATGTGTTGGTTTGGCAAGGAGAAACCACACTTGAAGATCCTCGCGCAGTTCAATATAGCATGAAGATTCCAGAGCAACGTATCTCGAACGGCTCTCACATGGGCTTGTTGTTCTCGCCAAGCAATCCGTACTACGGAATCAATGGTAGCGAAAAGATCTGCTCTAATGGTCAGGCTGAAGGCTTTGAAGCCGAATGTAACGCGACAAGTGAGGTTTGGTACTCGGCGTGGGGATATCGTGAAGAAGGTAAAAACCATGCGCGTTTAACCTACAACCCGTACTTTTCCGACTCGATGAAGAAGCTCGATGCTGTACTGAATTCGGAAGGCTAA
- the hcp gene encoding hydroxylamine reductase — MFCIQCEQTIQTPTVKGCSFAQGMCGKTSEVSDLQDVLVHSLQGVSFWANLGRTCDVIDTEIDEWAPKAFFATLTNVNFDPARIIEFAQQSHEFKQRLEQQVRAAATLIGFEIPTLSAAAQFDLPTDSSELLALAPQAAVNRGHDSQHEDVIGLRLLCLYGLKGAAAYMEHARVLGQTDNAIFAEYHEIMAFLGTDPSDLKQLLDTSMQIGLMNYKVMEMLDKGETDTFGHPQPTTVNVKTKQGHCILVSGHDLHDLEKILQQTEGKGINVYTNGEMLPAHGYPELNKYPHLAGNYGSAWQNQQKEFANFPGAIVMTSNCLLNPDVGSYADRLFTRSIVGWPGVDHLEGDDFSAVIDCALAQEGFKHDEIEQMITVGFGRNALMEAAPAVVEQVKEGNIKHFFLVGGCDGDKSERSYYTDFTAQAPEDSVILTLACGKFRFNKNQFGDINGIPRLLDVGQCNDAYSAIQLAIALSQEFDCGINELPLTLVLSWFEQKAIVILLTLFALGVKGIYTGPTAPAFLTENLLKIIQDEFDMRSISTPEQDLKTILAA, encoded by the coding sequence ATGTTCTGTATTCAATGTGAACAAACAATTCAAACACCCACTGTAAAAGGCTGTTCTTTCGCACAAGGTATGTGTGGCAAAACTTCGGAAGTATCCGACCTTCAAGATGTGTTGGTGCATTCTCTCCAAGGTGTCTCTTTTTGGGCAAATTTAGGTCGCACGTGCGATGTTATTGATACTGAAATTGATGAGTGGGCGCCAAAAGCGTTTTTCGCAACTCTCACCAACGTTAACTTCGACCCTGCTCGTATCATCGAATTTGCACAGCAATCTCACGAATTTAAACAGCGTTTAGAGCAACAAGTTCGCGCAGCTGCGACCTTGATTGGTTTCGAAATCCCAACGCTTTCTGCAGCAGCGCAGTTCGATCTTCCAACTGATTCTTCAGAGCTATTGGCACTTGCACCACAAGCCGCAGTTAACCGTGGTCACGACTCTCAACATGAAGATGTGATTGGACTTCGTCTTCTTTGCCTATACGGTCTAAAAGGCGCTGCAGCTTACATGGAACATGCTCGTGTTCTTGGTCAAACTGACAATGCTATTTTCGCTGAATACCATGAAATCATGGCTTTTTTAGGTACTGATCCATCTGACCTAAAACAACTGCTAGATACGTCTATGCAAATTGGCTTGATGAACTATAAAGTAATGGAAATGCTGGATAAAGGTGAGACAGATACATTTGGTCACCCGCAACCAACAACGGTCAATGTGAAGACTAAGCAAGGTCACTGTATCCTTGTTTCTGGCCACGACTTGCATGATCTAGAAAAGATCCTTCAACAAACCGAAGGCAAGGGCATCAACGTTTACACTAACGGTGAGATGCTACCAGCACACGGTTACCCAGAGCTAAACAAGTACCCACACCTTGCGGGTAACTACGGCAGCGCTTGGCAGAACCAGCAAAAAGAATTCGCTAACTTCCCTGGCGCAATTGTAATGACGTCTAACTGCCTGCTTAACCCTGATGTAGGTTCTTACGCAGACCGTCTATTTACACGTAGCATTGTAGGTTGGCCGGGTGTTGATCACCTTGAAGGCGACGATTTCAGCGCAGTAATTGATTGTGCACTGGCGCAAGAAGGCTTCAAACATGACGAGATCGAGCAAATGATCACTGTTGGTTTTGGTCGTAACGCACTGATGGAAGCGGCACCTGCGGTTGTTGAACAAGTGAAAGAAGGCAACATCAAACACTTCTTCCTAGTCGGTGGTTGTGACGGTGACAAATCTGAGCGTAGCTACTACACGGACTTCACTGCTCAAGCGCCAGAAGATTCAGTAATCCTGACATTGGCATGTGGTAAATTCCGTTTCAATAAGAATCAATTTGGTGACATTAACGGTATCCCACGTCTACTCGATGTTGGCCAATGTAACGATGCTTACTCAGCTATTCAGCTTGCTATTGCGCTGTCTCAAGAGTTTGATTGTGGCATCAACGAACTACCACTAACGCTGGTTCTATCTTGGTTCGAGCAAAAAGCGATCGTTATCCTGCTGACTCTGTTTGCTCTTGGTGTGAAAGGCATCTACACCGGCCCAACAGCGCCAGCTTTCCTAACAGAGAACCTACTAAAGATTATTCAAGACGAGTTCGACATGCGTTCTATCTCAACGCCAGAGCAAGATCTTAAAACAATCTTAGCGGCTTAA
- a CDS encoding hybrid-cluster NAD(P)-dependent oxidoreductase produces MYAWSDSDSINLVCLKKWHETPDTVSFELGSIPQDLHFNFKPGQFITLGLDMPTKTDYRAYSVASCPEENRIKLTVKRVEGGLVSNFIVDELDEGDEVAVLKPAGGFNCIDCMPTTSKKVTLVSAGCGITPVMAMVKYWLSQDSEMEIDFVHMARNKLETIYFQELHQLDETHANFNLKLLLKDNEGTTAPQGRLDKNWLVKLSPDILDRTVYLCGPVGFMQDIESYLKELEFNMDNFYQESFTPAIQNNTSSEELQAEASADSNSAVKVFVPAFGKEVEADAGTPLADSLENAGVPIIIACRSGICGSCKCKVTKGSVESSSQETLTAEEIEQGYVLACSSTIQSDVEVEL; encoded by the coding sequence ATGTATGCATGGTCGGATAGCGATTCAATCAATTTGGTGTGTTTAAAGAAATGGCATGAGACGCCAGATACGGTCAGCTTCGAGCTTGGCAGTATTCCCCAAGACCTACATTTCAATTTTAAGCCAGGCCAGTTCATCACCTTGGGCTTGGATATGCCGACAAAAACCGATTACCGCGCATACTCTGTGGCTTCTTGCCCGGAAGAAAATCGCATAAAGCTGACAGTAAAGCGTGTGGAAGGTGGCTTGGTTTCCAACTTTATTGTCGATGAGCTTGATGAAGGTGATGAGGTTGCTGTTTTAAAGCCGGCTGGTGGCTTTAACTGTATTGATTGCATGCCTACTACTAGCAAGAAAGTGACGCTGGTCAGCGCGGGTTGTGGGATCACACCAGTCATGGCGATGGTGAAATATTGGTTGTCTCAAGATAGCGAAATGGAAATAGATTTTGTTCATATGGCACGTAATAAGCTTGAGACTATCTACTTTCAAGAACTTCATCAGCTCGACGAAACACATGCTAATTTCAACCTAAAACTGCTGCTGAAAGATAACGAAGGAACAACCGCACCTCAAGGCCGATTGGATAAGAATTGGTTGGTGAAACTGAGCCCAGATATCTTAGACAGAACCGTTTATCTTTGTGGCCCGGTTGGGTTTATGCAAGACATAGAAAGTTACCTGAAAGAACTAGAGTTCAACATGGATAACTTCTATCAAGAGAGCTTCACGCCAGCGATCCAGAACAACACTTCATCAGAAGAGTTACAGGCAGAAGCGTCTGCGGATTCAAATAGTGCTGTTAAGGTGTTTGTCCCTGCATTTGGTAAAGAAGTGGAAGCCGACGCAGGCACGCCACTGGCAGATTCATTAGAAAATGCAGGCGTTCCAATTATTATCGCTTGTCGCAGCGGTATTTGTGGTTCGTGCAAATGCAAAGTGACCAAAGGTTCGGTGGAATCAAGCAGTCAAGAGACACTGACAGCCGAAGAAATAGAGCAGGGGTACGTATTGGCGTGCTCAAGTACGATTCAGTCAGATGTTGAAGTTGAGTTGTAG
- a CDS encoding glyceraldehyde-3-phosphate dehydrogenase translates to MSPEKHLLDWQTSQTIAESIAPTLGQLYRQKGVEVILFGKTLVNATTIDIIKAHRIAKRYTGSPLTAEQTQPIIQHLLSMDLSPCRIDVGRLAHTFWQDREDTHGLDDFLQTALLESLEGDAMTEPRDVVLYGFGRIGRLLTRLLIEKSGPGYPLRLRAIVVRGGKDGDLEKRASLLRRDSVHGQFNGSIVVDQERKAIIVNGNFIQVIYANKPAEVDYTAYGIENALVVDNTGVWRDAEGLSQHVACNGAKKVLLTAPGKGDIKNVVFGVNENVIQPEDTIISAASCTTNAITPVLKAVHDKFGVLSGHIETVHSFTNDQNLIDNFHSGDRRGRAASLNMVLTSTGAAKAVSKAMPEMEGKLTGNAIRVPTPNVSMAVANLNLEKGTNKEELNEYLREMALSSTLSAQIDYTDSTEIVSTDLVGSRHPGVVDGVATIAQDNRAVLYIWYDNEFGYSCQVVHCMEQMMGVRYKTYPEV, encoded by the coding sequence ATGAGTCCCGAAAAGCACCTCCTAGACTGGCAAACTAGTCAAACTATTGCTGAATCAATCGCTCCTACTTTAGGTCAGTTGTACCGCCAAAAAGGCGTTGAAGTTATCCTGTTCGGTAAAACACTGGTTAACGCGACAACTATCGACATCATCAAAGCTCACCGCATCGCAAAACGTTACACAGGTTCTCCGCTTACAGCAGAACAGACTCAACCAATCATTCAACACCTTCTCTCTATGGACTTGTCTCCATGTCGTATCGATGTTGGTCGCCTTGCTCATACATTCTGGCAAGATCGCGAAGACACACACGGGTTGGATGATTTCCTACAAACTGCACTTTTAGAATCGCTTGAAGGCGATGCGATGACAGAACCTCGCGATGTTGTCTTATACGGTTTTGGTCGTATTGGTCGCTTGCTGACTCGTCTATTGATCGAGAAAAGTGGCCCAGGTTACCCACTACGTTTACGTGCAATTGTTGTTCGTGGCGGTAAAGATGGTGACTTAGAAAAACGTGCAAGCTTGCTACGTCGTGACTCTGTTCATGGCCAATTCAACGGCAGCATCGTTGTAGACCAAGAACGTAAAGCGATCATCGTGAACGGTAACTTCATCCAAGTTATCTACGCAAACAAGCCAGCAGAAGTCGATTACACCGCTTACGGTATCGAGAACGCACTTGTCGTTGATAACACTGGTGTATGGCGTGACGCGGAAGGCCTGAGCCAACACGTTGCGTGTAACGGTGCGAAGAAAGTTCTACTGACTGCGCCTGGTAAAGGCGACATCAAGAACGTGGTATTTGGTGTGAATGAAAATGTGATTCAGCCAGAAGACACCATCATCTCTGCAGCAAGCTGTACAACTAACGCGATTACGCCAGTATTGAAAGCGGTTCACGACAAGTTTGGTGTCCTATCGGGTCACATCGAAACAGTTCATTCATTTACCAATGACCAAAACCTGATCGACAACTTCCACTCAGGTGATCGTCGTGGTCGTGCTGCTTCATTGAACATGGTACTGACATCAACAGGTGCTGCAAAAGCAGTATCAAAAGCGATGCCAGAAATGGAAGGTAAGTTAACAGGTAATGCGATTCGCGTACCAACGCCAAACGTTTCAATGGCGGTAGCAAACCTAAACCTTGAGAAAGGCACAAACAAAGAAGAGTTGAACGAATACCTGCGTGAAATGGCGCTATCTTCGACTTTATCTGCACAGATTGATTACACCGACTCAACTGAGATTGTATCTACAGACTTAGTAGGTTCTCGTCACCCAGGTGTGGTTGACGGTGTTGCAACTATCGCGCAAGACAACCGCGCTGTTCTCTACATTTGGTACGACAACGAATTTGGCTACAGCTGCCAAGTTGTTCACTGTATGGAACAGATGATGGGCGTTCGTTACAAGACATACCCTGAAGTTTAA
- a CDS encoding response regulator, translating to MFGFTVNEVLKNDEKMYHLETTRIKVEALQSFNTVSSDAYRWLVLSNDSPEKGQLLLTLQSELDRLTQYGMRLQQFDSNWSIDHQLAELKKLLMSLANTPETTDRRQLTERAFDLLKDVLMELSDYRMALADENIGQADAMFINLTHYVFWTQREAWLSFSLYRSPEFKNQFLFSYVGALERQQQLLDTFFRSDTRSPNIRQLLNAVANDEFQDKFTSRILKGDFSSPEIYQHLKSLEIKKRAISKAIGAYTKQIQFELTKNIALQKRQTLIMTLLILVASGVLMWLGVATSLRLNRNLSIILKGVSECADSYGQPKVIHIQGNDELAEFTETLNRVMERNYLHNKELITAKEDAISANKAKSAFLANMSHEIRTPLNGIIGMAEILSQSQLSPNQQEVLGDIESSSHSLLVLLNDILDLSKIESGNLMLSPHNADLREAVYDSVSVIQSKAISKDIELDINIDYQTPPQLFFDEYRVRQVLTNLLSNAIKFTSKGTITTDIVYTPMSMGRGKLECSVSDTGIGIEPEKLESIFEPFTQEDGSITRQFGGTGLGLAICRQLVDLMGGYITARSVKGEGSTFTFCLYVDVVEAPVQTFENLSRATIISNSFNYLDQLVKECERLNVRANVVSSIAALSESVKESDFILYCHTLHHSMEKDLAALKTLYPLARVIVCQHHLFKTNLITETVHSTHTLPFLGRRFLTSLQSLDVGEEQAPKVEAKDEEVRSLNRRILIVEDNLMNQKIASFFLEQAGYEYLITSNGQEAVDVITQGAQFDAILMDCMMPVMDGITATRAIRQWEVDQQVTPLPIIALTASVLEEDIKDCFEAGMNAYLPKPYKSHQLYDLFSSLDIV from the coding sequence ATGTTTGGGTTTACAGTCAATGAAGTGCTTAAGAACGATGAGAAGATGTATCACCTTGAAACAACGCGTATTAAGGTCGAAGCGCTTCAATCTTTTAATACGGTTTCAAGTGATGCTTATCGATGGTTGGTGCTGTCTAATGACTCCCCTGAGAAAGGTCAGTTGCTTTTAACATTGCAATCAGAACTGGATAGACTCACTCAGTATGGGATGCGACTTCAACAGTTCGACAGCAATTGGAGCATTGATCATCAGTTAGCTGAATTGAAAAAGCTGTTGATGAGTCTTGCGAATACACCTGAAACAACAGACCGCAGACAATTGACAGAGCGCGCCTTCGACTTGTTAAAAGACGTGTTGATGGAGTTGTCTGATTATCGCATGGCCTTAGCCGATGAAAATATCGGTCAAGCGGATGCGATGTTTATCAATCTTACTCATTACGTATTTTGGACTCAGAGAGAAGCGTGGTTAAGCTTCAGTTTGTATCGCTCTCCAGAGTTTAAAAATCAATTTCTGTTTAGTTATGTTGGAGCTCTAGAGAGGCAGCAGCAACTTTTAGATACGTTTTTTCGTTCAGATACTCGTTCTCCAAACATTAGACAGTTGTTAAATGCAGTCGCCAACGATGAATTCCAAGACAAATTCACATCTCGAATCCTCAAAGGAGACTTTTCGTCACCCGAAATATATCAACACTTGAAAAGTTTGGAGATTAAGAAACGAGCGATTTCAAAAGCAATTGGCGCTTACACTAAGCAAATACAGTTTGAGCTGACAAAGAATATAGCCTTGCAGAAAAGGCAAACTTTGATCATGACATTGCTGATACTCGTCGCTTCTGGTGTTTTGATGTGGCTTGGTGTCGCGACGTCCCTGCGTTTAAACAGAAACCTGTCGATTATCTTGAAAGGCGTGTCGGAATGCGCTGATAGCTACGGTCAGCCTAAGGTAATTCATATCCAAGGGAACGATGAGCTTGCCGAGTTCACTGAAACCCTAAATCGAGTGATGGAGCGCAACTATCTTCACAACAAAGAGTTAATAACAGCAAAAGAAGACGCGATTTCGGCTAATAAAGCCAAAAGCGCATTCTTAGCCAATATGTCACATGAGATACGTACGCCACTTAATGGGATTATTGGTATGGCTGAGATCTTATCTCAAAGCCAACTGAGCCCAAATCAACAAGAAGTATTGGGAGACATCGAATCGTCTTCTCACTCTTTGTTGGTGTTGCTTAATGACATCCTCGACCTGTCTAAAATAGAGTCGGGTAACTTGATGTTGTCACCACACAATGCTGATTTGCGCGAAGCGGTCTATGACTCTGTGAGCGTGATTCAATCGAAAGCGATCAGTAAGGATATTGAGCTCGACATCAATATCGATTATCAAACGCCGCCACAACTCTTTTTCGATGAGTACCGCGTGAGACAGGTGCTGACCAATCTGCTTTCCAATGCCATCAAGTTTACGTCCAAAGGCACGATTACCACGGACATTGTTTATACACCCATGTCTATGGGTAGAGGTAAGCTTGAATGCAGTGTGTCTGATACCGGGATTGGGATTGAGCCAGAGAAGTTAGAGTCCATATTTGAACCTTTCACTCAAGAAGATGGCAGCATTACCCGCCAATTTGGTGGTACGGGGCTAGGGCTTGCAATTTGTCGACAGCTTGTTGATTTGATGGGCGGCTACATTACCGCACGTTCAGTGAAAGGAGAGGGCTCTACATTCACGTTTTGTTTGTATGTCGATGTTGTAGAAGCGCCTGTTCAAACTTTCGAGAACCTGAGCCGCGCGACCATCATCTCGAACTCTTTCAATTACCTCGATCAACTGGTTAAAGAGTGCGAGCGTTTGAATGTTCGAGCCAATGTGGTGTCATCCATTGCTGCCCTTAGTGAAAGTGTAAAAGAAAGCGACTTCATACTTTATTGTCATACCTTGCATCACTCTATGGAGAAAGATCTTGCGGCGTTGAAGACGCTATATCCTCTTGCTCGCGTCATTGTGTGTCAGCATCATCTTTTTAAAACCAACCTAATCACAGAAACGGTCCACTCGACTCATACATTGCCATTTTTGGGCCGACGTTTCTTAACCAGCTTACAATCTCTCGATGTTGGCGAAGAGCAGGCTCCTAAAGTGGAAGCAAAAGATGAAGAGGTTCGATCTCTGAATCGACGCATTTTGATTGTTGAAGATAATCTGATGAATCAAAAAATAGCGAGCTTCTTCCTCGAGCAAGCGGGTTATGAATATTTGATTACGAGTAATGGCCAAGAAGCGGTCGATGTCATCACCCAAGGTGCCCAGTTTGATGCGATCTTAATGGATTGCATGATGCCTGTTATGGATGGTATAACGGCGACTCGTGCGATTCGTCAGTGGGAAGTCGATCAACAAGTCACGCCATTACCCATCATTGCTCTAACCGCCAGTGTTCTAGAAGAAGACATCAAAGACTGTTTTGAAGCCGGTATGAACGCCTACTTACCGAAACCCTATAAATCTCATCAGTTGTACGATCTTTTCAGTAGCCTTGATATTGTCTAA
- a CDS encoding DUF496 family protein, with the protein MSSVFEIVNQARRKNKLKRELLDNEKKVRDNRKRVDLLDNLLDYIKPEMTHDEILSIIKNMKADYEDRVDDHIIKSAEISKARRDISRRIRELTEEDKQIQGKK; encoded by the coding sequence ATGAGCAGCGTATTTGAAATTGTTAACCAAGCACGACGTAAGAACAAACTTAAGCGTGAACTTTTAGACAACGAAAAGAAAGTTCGTGACAACCGCAAGCGTGTCGACCTTCTTGATAACCTACTTGATTACATCAAGCCAGAGATGACTCATGATGAGATCTTAAGCATTATCAAAAACATGAAAGCAGACTACGAAGACCGTGTTGATGACCACATCATTAAGAGCGCAGAGATTTCTAAAGCGCGTCGCGATATCAGCCGTCGTATTCGTGAACTGACAGAAGAAGACAAGCAAATCCAAGGTAAGAAGTAA
- a CDS encoding YceH family protein, whose amino-acid sequence MNTVLSPIEARIIGCLIEKEVTTPDHYPLTLNSLTTACNQKSNREPVLSLSESDVLDAVDGLIGRRMVSDESSFNSRVNKYQHRFCNTEFGDLQFTEQERAIICCMLLRGAQTPGELRTRTGRLANFSDVKEVEATLDKLAAREAGALVVKLPREAGKRESRYQHLLSGEVDVEAFATASVSTAAPSATSEKFEELESEVASLRAEVAELKALVESLL is encoded by the coding sequence ATGAACACAGTACTTTCCCCAATTGAAGCGAGAATTATCGGTTGTTTGATCGAGAAAGAAGTCACTACTCCCGATCATTATCCACTGACACTGAACAGCTTAACAACGGCATGTAATCAAAAGAGTAACCGTGAGCCTGTTCTGTCTCTTTCTGAGTCAGACGTTTTAGATGCGGTTGATGGTTTAATCGGACGTCGCATGGTGAGCGATGAAAGCAGCTTCAATAGCCGTGTTAATAAGTATCAGCATCGTTTCTGCAACACCGAGTTCGGTGATCTACAATTTACAGAGCAAGAGCGTGCAATCATCTGTTGCATGTTACTGCGCGGCGCGCAAACACCCGGTGAACTTCGTACACGAACGGGTCGCCTTGCAAACTTTAGTGATGTGAAAGAAGTAGAAGCAACGTTAGATAAACTCGCTGCAAGAGAAGCAGGTGCGTTAGTGGTCAAGCTACCACGCGAAGCGGGTAAACGTGAATCACGCTACCAGCACTTGTTGAGCGGTGAGGTGGATGTTGAAGCGTTTGCAACGGCATCAGTAAGCACAGCGGCACCCTCTGCAACGAGTGAAAAGTTTGAAGAACTTGAGTCTGAAGTCGCAAGCCTACGAGCAGAAGTAGCAGAGCTTAAGGCTCTGGTTGAATCACTGCTTTAA
- a CDS encoding GIY-YIG nuclease family protein, translated as MSDADKNADWVVYLIRNRHNALYCGVTNNLERRFEQHQTGKGAKALKGKGPLKLVWSFGVSSKSEALKTEYAIKQLPKSRKEKLVSLKLIVEWQKDKIQYIEVS; from the coding sequence ATGTCAGACGCTGATAAAAATGCGGATTGGGTCGTGTACTTGATCCGCAATCGTCACAATGCCCTTTATTGTGGCGTGACAAACAATCTAGAACGTCGATTTGAACAGCATCAAACCGGTAAGGGTGCCAAAGCTTTAAAAGGTAAAGGTCCGCTTAAGCTGGTTTGGAGTTTTGGTGTTAGCTCAAAAAGTGAGGCGTTGAAAACCGAATACGCGATCAAGCAATTGCCCAAATCTCGCAAAGAAAAACTGGTATCACTCAAACTGATTGTTGAGTGGCAAAAAGACAAAATTCAATATATCGAAGTCTCATAA
- a CDS encoding substrate-binding domain-containing protein: MKRLLMLFGLAVFSASALSHGTHVLNGYWEYQDYLSTFPEQKALTDKMVEAVQNHPVPLRRMQDEPITISVVYPGQQISDYWVRNIQAFEKRLDRLKIRYQINQVFTRINADLTQQSISLQEAIENKTDYLIFTLDTTRHRKFIEHVLTSTDTKLILQNITTPVRAWADRQPLMYVGFDHATGSLKLADYFKQVSQPDSKYSVLYYSQGYISDARGDTFIHEVNTDTNFTLKSSFYTKSNKDSGYQAAKISIENDQDLDFIYACSTDVALGAVEAIRESGQDILVNGWGGGSAELEAIARGDLDVTVMRMNDDTGIAMAEAIKWDLAGLEVPTVYSGEFEIVTKEDSPERISELKQRAFRYSGQ; encoded by the coding sequence ATGAAACGTTTACTGATGTTGTTTGGGCTTGCCGTATTTTCTGCGTCCGCTCTATCCCATGGTACTCATGTCCTGAATGGGTACTGGGAATACCAAGATTATCTTTCCACTTTTCCAGAACAAAAAGCATTGACCGATAAAATGGTCGAGGCTGTACAAAATCACCCTGTGCCATTAAGAAGAATGCAAGATGAGCCGATCACGATTTCCGTGGTGTATCCGGGTCAACAGATCTCGGATTACTGGGTTCGTAATATTCAAGCTTTTGAGAAGCGTCTCGATAGGCTGAAAATTCGCTATCAAATAAATCAAGTATTTACCCGTATTAATGCCGACCTCACGCAGCAGAGCATTTCACTGCAAGAAGCCATTGAGAATAAGACGGATTATTTGATTTTCACGCTAGACACCACGCGCCACCGCAAGTTTATTGAGCATGTATTGACCTCCACAGACACCAAGCTGATTCTTCAAAACATCACAACGCCAGTTCGTGCCTGGGCGGATAGACAGCCACTTATGTATGTGGGTTTTGATCATGCGACAGGCAGCTTAAAACTGGCGGACTATTTTAAACAAGTAAGCCAACCAGACAGTAAGTATTCTGTTTTATATTACTCACAAGGTTATATCAGTGATGCGCGTGGAGATACTTTTATTCATGAAGTGAATACGGATACGAACTTTACGCTTAAGTCTTCGTTTTACACAAAATCAAACAAAGACAGTGGTTACCAAGCGGCTAAAATCAGCATAGAGAACGATCAGGATCTAGACTTTATCTATGCATGCTCAACGGATGTCGCTCTTGGTGCGGTGGAAGCTATTCGTGAATCGGGTCAAGATATCTTAGTGAATGGTTGGGGCGGTGGCTCTGCTGAACTTGAAGCCATAGCAAGGGGCGACCTAGATGTTACTGTCATGCGCATGAACGACGATACGGGCATTGCGATGGCAGAGGCGATCAAGTGGGATCTAGCCGGTTTGGAAGTGCCTACCGTTTACTCTGGTGAATTTGAAATAGTGACCAAGGAAGATTCCCCAGAACGTATTTCAGAACTTAAACAGCGAGCATTTAGGTA